A window of Thermus antranikianii DSM 12462 contains these coding sequences:
- the floA gene encoding flotillin-like protein FloA (flotillin-like protein involved in membrane lipid rafts), which yields MEGLGVLFLAFVVLILIFLFFSFIPVGLWISAWAAGVRVPLITLVAMRLRRVPPAKIIYPLIKATKAGLDVRLDRLEAHYLAGGNVDRVVDALIAADKAGIKLTFDRAAAIDLAGRDVLEAVRVSVNPKVIQTPMVAAVAKDGIQLLATARVTVRANIDRLVGGAGEETIIARVGEGIVTTIGSANSHKEVLENPDRISKTVLEKGLDAGTAFEILSVDIADVDVGKNIGAQLQIDQAEADKKIAQAKAEERRAMAVAAEQENRALVEAMRAKLVEAQAQVPLALAEALRTGRLGVMDYYRLKNIEADTDMRESISRAAKPEGEE from the coding sequence ATGGAAGGACTCGGCGTGCTCTTTCTGGCCTTTGTTGTTCTCATCCTCATCTTTCTTTTCTTCAGCTTTATCCCGGTAGGCCTCTGGATCTCCGCCTGGGCCGCAGGGGTCAGGGTGCCCTTGATCACCCTGGTGGCCATGCGCCTGAGGCGGGTTCCCCCGGCCAAGATCATCTACCCCCTCATCAAGGCCACCAAGGCGGGGTTGGATGTCCGTCTGGACCGCCTCGAGGCCCACTACCTGGCCGGGGGCAACGTGGACCGGGTGGTGGATGCCCTGATCGCCGCCGACAAAGCGGGCATCAAGCTCACCTTTGACCGGGCGGCGGCCATCGACCTGGCGGGGCGGGATGTTCTGGAGGCGGTGCGGGTTTCCGTGAACCCCAAGGTGATCCAGACCCCCATGGTGGCCGCAGTGGCCAAGGACGGGATCCAGCTTCTGGCCACGGCCCGGGTAACGGTAAGGGCCAACATCGACCGCCTGGTGGGCGGGGCTGGGGAGGAAACCATCATCGCCCGGGTGGGGGAAGGCATCGTGACCACCATCGGCAGCGCCAACTCCCACAAGGAAGTCCTGGAAAACCCGGATCGCATCAGCAAAACCGTGCTGGAAAAGGGCCTGGATGCCGGCACCGCCTTCGAGATCCTCTCCGTGGACATCGCCGACGTGGACGTGGGCAAGAACATCGGGGCCCAGCTTCAGATCGACCAGGCGGAGGCCGACAAGAAGATCGCCCAGGCCAAGGCGGAGGAACGCCGGGCCATGGCGGTGGCCGCCGAGCAGGAGAACCGGGCCCTGGTGGAGGCCATGCGGGCCAAGCTGGTGGAGGCCCAGGCCCAGGTGCCCCTGGCCCTGGCGGAGGCCTTGCGCACGGGAAGGCTCGGGGTCATGGACTACTACCGCTTGAAGAACATCGAGGCCGACACCGACATGCGGGAGTCCATCAGCCGGGCCGCCAAGCCCGAGGGTGAGGAATGA